The following are from one region of the Haloactinomyces albus genome:
- a CDS encoding helix-turn-helix domain-containing protein, with the protein MATVGSPDSADGGQADAHSGGPTARRIVLGAQLRRLREAAEISRADAGYSIRASGSKISRIELGRVSFKERDVSDLLTMYGVTDAGEREGFLDMVKRSNEPGWWHRYTDLMPEWFQDYVGLEESVSRIQTYELQFVPGLMQTEDYARAVAGHGRPELAGEDVQRRVALRMHRQKLLARPGAPRLWAVIDESVLHRPIGGRQVMRAQIEQLLEITKLPHVTLQVVPYRLSGYAAEGAFSLLRFTESELPDLVYIEHLSGALYLEKPEEIELYSRVLDRLAVDAETPEQTRQLLTKMRAEF; encoded by the coding sequence ATGGCCACGGTTGGTTCCCCTGACTCGGCCGATGGCGGCCAAGCCGATGCGCACAGCGGCGGCCCCACAGCTCGGCGCATCGTACTGGGCGCACAACTACGCCGACTCCGGGAGGCGGCCGAGATCTCCCGAGCCGACGCCGGCTACTCCATCCGCGCTTCGGGGTCGAAGATCAGCAGGATCGAACTCGGCCGGGTGAGCTTCAAGGAACGCGACGTCAGCGACCTGCTGACCATGTACGGGGTGACCGACGCCGGTGAGCGCGAAGGATTTCTCGACATGGTCAAACGCTCCAACGAGCCCGGCTGGTGGCACCGCTACACCGATCTGATGCCCGAGTGGTTCCAGGACTACGTCGGTTTGGAGGAGTCGGTCTCGCGGATTCAGACCTACGAGCTGCAATTCGTTCCGGGCCTGATGCAGACCGAGGACTACGCGCGGGCGGTCGCCGGCCACGGTCGCCCGGAGCTGGCAGGCGAGGATGTTCAGCGCCGCGTCGCCCTGCGCATGCACCGCCAGAAACTACTCGCTCGACCGGGTGCACCGCGCCTGTGGGCGGTGATCGACGAGTCCGTGCTGCATCGACCGATCGGGGGACGGCAGGTGATGCGGGCCCAGATCGAACAACTGCTGGAGATCACCAAGCTGCCCCATGTCACGCTTCAGGTCGTGCCGTACCGGCTCAGCGGATACGCGGCAGAAGGCGCGTTCAGCCTGCTGCGATTCACCGAGTCCGAATTGCCCGACCTGGTCTACATCGAACACCTCTCCGGGGCTCTCTACCTGGAGAAGCCGGAGGAGATCGAGCTGTACAGCAGGGTGCTCGATCGGTTGGCGGTGGATGCCGAGACTCCCGAGCAGACCCGGCAGTTGCTCACCAAGATGCGCGCCGAATTCTGA
- a CDS encoding DUF397 domain-containing protein: MADEIRSSTSASLLAGAAWRKSTRSGAIGNCVEIASLGGDEIAMRNSRHPDGPALIYTRAEMAAFLAGAKDGEFDDVLH; the protein is encoded by the coding sequence ATGGCGGACGAAATTCGCAGTAGCACGTCGGCTTCGCTGCTCGCCGGAGCGGCGTGGCGCAAGAGCACACGCAGCGGCGCGATCGGTAATTGCGTGGAGATCGCCTCCCTCGGCGGCGACGAGATCGCGATGCGCAACTCACGTCATCCCGATGGCCCCGCGCTGATCTACACCCGCGCCGAGATGGCCGCTTTCCTGGCAGGCGCCAAGGACGGTGAGTTCGATGACGTCCTCCACTGA